The window TTTTAGCTGAGGCATTATCCAATAATAAATTAGTACCGCGGCGAATCTGTATTGAAGATAGGGTAATCATATTCTTATATCTAACTTAACTTTTTAGGCGTCTATGCTAGCAAAAAAATAGGACAATAACGAATTTTATTCATTGGTACTTTTGTTGTCCAATAACGAAAATGTGATTTAACTCACTACCATTTATACGATTGTTGAAATATTTCATTGAATTATCTTATTTTTTTGGGCAAATCCACATAGAAAAAACATTTTCTTCATAATAAAGTTAACTCGCATGATATTAATGATAAATATCCAAACCAATTAATAATTATTGAATCTTATTCATATAAGGAGAACGACGATGTTAGAGTTACTCAGCTGGTATGGCGCATTGTCTGGTTTATTTCTAGCTATTTTGCTGATATTAAAAGGGATAAATCCCGTTTACTCACTATTTTTAGGTGCTATTGTGGGCTCGCTCATTGGTGGTGCTAATTTAGTTGAAACGATATCAATCCTCATTTCAGGAACCCAAAGTATTATGGGAACCGTAATTAGAGTTCTTGCAGCAGGCGTACTCGCTGGCGTAATGATGGAGTCTGGTGCAGCAGAAACAATAGCACAAACAATAGTCAGAAAACTAGGTGAAAAAAAAGCATTATTGGCATTAGCATTAGCAACTTGTGTCATAACAGCGTCAGGCGTATTTATTCCTGTTGCAGTGTTAATCGTTGCGCCAATTGCACTATCTGTCGGTAATAAAATGGGGATTTCCCGTTTAGCATTACTATTAGCGCTATCGGGCGGAGGAAAAGCGGGTAATATTATCTCGCCCAATCCGAATACTATTGCTGCGGCAAATGGTTTTCATTTAAGTTTAAGTGATGTCATGCTAGCAGGTCTAATACCGGCTATATTCGGATTACTTGCTACCGTTTTTGTGGCATCATTAATTAAAAATCGTGGCGATAAAATTTCAGATCAAGAAGTCATCGAACTACAGAAAAATACTAAAGAACAAAATAACTTACCAACACTAGCAACAGCAATCGTAACGCCAGTTGTTGCAATAGTACTATTAATGCTAAGCCCAATCGGCGCTATCTTACACATTGAGGTATTAGCCAATTTGAAAATTGATGCATTATATGTATTACCTATTGCGGGTATTATCGGCATGATCGCAATGGGAAAACGAAAAAAAATTATCGCTTATACAAAGTCTGGAATTGAAAAAATGACCGCAACGGTGCTTATTTTAATTGGTGCCGGTGCGATTGCAGGATTAATTGGTGCATCAGACCTAGCAAAACAAGTGATTAATATTATTGATTATATTGGAATTTCTGGAATATACCTAGCACCAATATCGGGTATATTAATGGCAGCAGCTACTGCATCTACTTCGACGGGTGTCATACTCGCAACAGGAACATTTGGCTCAGCAATTTTAGATATGGGCGTTCCTGCACTCAGTGCTGCGGTAATGATGCATACTGGGGCAACAGTAATTGACTCTTTACCTCAAGGAAACTACTTCCATGTCACAGCAAGCAGCATGAATATGTCAATAAAGCAACGTATGAAATTAATCCCTTATGAAGCAATGGTCGGCGGTACGATGACCGTTATTGCAACCATTATTTATGGCTTTATTCTCTAAAAGAGGAAAAACAGTATGAAACAAAAAACATTTGTCCTAGCACCCGATTCCTTTAAAGAAAGTATGACAGCAAAAGAAGTATGTATGGCAATGGAGTCAGGTTTAAAAAAAGTTTTCCCTGATGCTAACTATATTCATGTCCCTATGGCTGACGGCGGAGAAGGTACAACACAGTCATTAGTTGATGCAACAGGAGGAACGCTCTATTCCCTTGAAGTGACAGGACCATTAGGTAATAAAGTGATTGCTCATTATGGAATTTTAGGGGATAAACAGACTGCCGTTATTGAAATGGCATCAGCAAGCGGTATCCAACTGGTTGCTAAAGAACAGCGAAATCCGTTAATCACCACAACCTACGGTACAGGTGAACTAATTATTGCCTGTATGAAAAAAGGAATAAAAAAAATTATATTAGGTATTGGTGGAAGTGCTACTAATGATGGTGGCGCAGGAATGGCACAAGCCTTGGGTGTACAATTTTATGATGATCAGGGACAGCATTTACCCTTTGGAGGCGGTGCTCTAAATAAGTTATCAAAAATTGATATGAGCAATGTTGATCCAAATTTGCAGAGTATTGATTTTATAATTGCTAGCGATGTCAGCAATCCATTATGTGGCGAACACGGCGCGTCATTTGTGTTTGGTCCACAAAAAGGGGCGACGCCTGAAATGGTAAAACAGCTGGATAGCAATCTTAAACATTATGCTGATATTATCAAACAACAACTTAATAAAGATATTGCAACGATTCCTGGAGCGGGTGCCGCAGGGGGACTTGGTGCTGGTTTGATGGCCTTTACCAATAGTAAAATGGAAAAAGGGATTAATATTGTCATAAAATACACACAATTACACAATAAACTCGCGGGTGCTGATTTTTGTTTCACTGGTGAAGGTGGTATCGATTTTCAAACAAAATTTGGTAAGACGCCATATGGTGTAGCGCAAGTAGCCAAAGCGAATAAAATTCCTGTTATTGCCTTAGCTGGAACTATTGGTAAAAATATTGATGAACTTTATGCAGAAGGAATTGATACTATTTTTGGTATCGTTCCTGGTGCTGCCAAAATTGAGGATTTATTAGCCAACGGTTTTCAAAATATCGAAAGAACCAGTGAAAATATTGCACGGTTAATAAAAATGGTAAAATAGATGCCTAATTAATGATATAACAGTTGCACCCAATAGCCATGTTACTTATTAAATAATCAGGTCCTTTTATGCTAAATAATTTATTAGATCCACAATTAGCACAACAAATCGTTAATAGAACAATGCAAATTATTGATTGTAATATTAACGTAATGGATAACAAAGGCTATATTATTGGTAGTGGTGATCCGAAACGAATCGGTGAATTACATGAGGGTGCTCTACTTGTCTTGTCACAAAAACGTATCGTAACTATTACTGAAGATAGCGTAAAAACCCTTTTCGGTGCAAAACCGGGGGTTAATTTACCACTGACTATTAATAATCATTTAGTTGGTGTGATTGGTTTAACAGGTGATCCCAAACAATTATTTCAATTTGGTGAGCTGGTCAAAATGTCAGCAGAAATGATGATGGAACAAGCATCATTAATTAATGAAATGACAAAAAATAAACGTCTACATGAAGATATTGTGCTTCATTTAATTCAGAATGAACAATTACCCAATCATTTAAAAGAGTGGTCAACAAGGATTGGCGTAGATTTATCAATACCTCGTTTTGTTGCTATTATTGACATTGAAACTGGCCAATTAGGTATCGAAACAGCCATGGATCAATTGAATCAGTTACACAACTATTTATTAAAATTAGATTCAAGTAATTTAGTTGCAATAAAGTCGTTAAGCTGTTTAGTTTTATTGATGCCAGCATTAAATACTTTTGGCTATTGGGACGCAATTTACCAAAAACAAAAAATGTATTCGCTCGTTGATAAAATCAAAAAGATAAATAACTTAAATATCAAAATTTCATTAGGTAACTTTTTTACTAATGATATCAACAATATTACTAAATCCTATCAAACCGCATTAGCCGCGCTGGCAATCGGTAAGGAACGTGCGCCCAATACTTGTTGCTACGTTTATCAAGATTATCTACTACCGACCTTATTAAATACGCTTGAAGCAAGCTGGCAAACATTTGAACTCACAAGACAATTGAATAAACTGAAATCGGCAGATACTTCCGAAGTGTTAATTGATACGCTAAAAATTTGGTTTAAAAATAATTTACAAGCAACAGATACAGCGAATGAGCTGGCAATCCACCGTAATACGCTAGAATATCGGCTAAAAAAAATTTCGGAGATTACTCAGTTAGATATGAAATTATTTGAAAATCAGTTATTACTCTATCTTGCACTGACCATTCAAGAAAAATAGTAATAGATTATACTGTCATCGCGCTATCAATTTGATAAGGTAACTTGGTTAGTAATGGAACATGTTCACCATTGAGCCTTTTTAATAAAAGTTCAGTAGCCATTTTACCAATATCAAAACGAGGGGTAATGACTGAAGCAATCTGTTGCTGATTAGCGAGTCGAATATCTAAACCATGAAATCCGGCAATCGCTATTTGCTCAGGAACAGGAATATTATAATGTTGACATTCAAGTAAAACACCCACGGCAATATCATCATTAGTACAAAAAACACCATCAATATTTGGATATTCTTGAATCGCTTTATGAAATAGACTACGACCTAAATTAACCGATGAAATCATATTAGGTAACATCTGCTTAGGTTCATAACCAGCATCCCGCATTGCTCGACAATAACCTTCAAATCGACTCATATCTCTTGCGCTAGCAATTGAGTTAAAATAGACAATATTCTTTTTACCACTTTTAATTAAAGCCTGTGTCATATCAAACCCAGCCATTTCATTATCAAAACCGACTTGAATATCAAGACTTTGCTGACTAATATCCATTAGTTCTGCAACGGGAATATTTACCGATTTTAAATATTTAATCGCACGTTTGGTATGATTTTTTTCCATTAAAATCAACGCATCAATATTGTATGACAATAAATTGATAATTTTTTGTTCTTCAATTATTTTGTCATAATCATAATTTGTAATAATCGTCTGATAACCATGATTGGACGCAACTGACTCGATCCCTGCTAAAACTTCCAAAAATATATGATTTTTAAAAGAGGGAATAATAATACCAATTGAGCGGCTTTTTGAACCTAATAAGATTTCAGGTGCACGATTAGGAATATAATGGATATCTTCGAGTATTTTAGCTAATTTTTGACGATTTTTCTCAGATACTTGGTTTGGATCACGTAAATATCGGCTGACCGTCATTTTGGTTACATCGGCTAGACTAGCAATGTCCTGTAGGCTAATTCGTTTATCTCTCATATGCTATTGTTCTTATTGCTAATCAATTTTCTCATTACACAAATGACTTATTATTGTAGCAGAAATAGCAACGAAATATATATGGGGATGGCTTAACTTATGTTAACAATGGTTCATATTTCGTTCGCAATGCCTCATTAAAGCGAGTCTTTCTCGCTTTAATGAGGGCAATTACCTATTATTACACGATATAATGGTCATTAGTGTGCTTTTGGAGCTTTAACACTTGCCATTAATACTACTGAAAGAATTAGCGCTGTTCCCATAAATACATAAGAGGCACTTGCACTGCCTGTTGCGTCATTAATTACACCAACTAACCATGCACCAATAAATGCGCCGAGAGCACCAAAGCTATTAATTAATCCCATTGATACACCTGATACATTACTTGGTAGTAATTCAGGAATAAGGGCAAAGAATGGTCCATAAGGTGCGTACATACAACCTGCTGCAAGAACAAGTAATGAGAACGTAATCCAGAAATGGTCAGCACCTAATAAGTAAGCAATGAAAAATGCAATTGTTGCAACTAATAGAACTGGCCACACAAACAGTTTACGATTTTGTAACTTATCAGAAAAATATGAAACTAATAACATCAAAACGATCGCTGCAACATAAGGAATAGCAGCTAACCAACCAACTGAAACGATATCCATATTTGCAGCTGATTTAATGATGGAAGGCATCCACATCATAAAGCCATAAACCCCGATACTCCAAAGCGCATGAACAGCACATAATTTAATAACATTACCAGAACGTAGTGCTTCACCATAATTACGAACAGGTTTAATATTTTGTTGTTCTAACGCCATAGCGTTTGCTAAATCAAGTTTTTCTTGTTCTGTTAACCAACTTGCTTCAGATGGTTTGTCGCGAACTAGAACCCACCAAATAATCGCCCAAACTACTGCAGGAAGACCTTCGATGATAAACATTTCACGCCAGCCATAAATATCGATTAAATGGGCAGAAACAATCGACATCCATAATACCGTAACAGGGTTACCTAAAATTAAAAACGTATTGGCTTTTGAACGCTCTTTTTTAGTAAACCAAGTACTGATATAAATGAGCATTGCAGGCATTACCGCAGCTTCCACCACACCGAGTGTAAAGCGGATAACCATCAACATCGGAATGTTGCTTACCATACCTGTTGCAGCAGCACAGACTCCCCATAAAATGAGGCAAGCAAAGATTAATTTTCTTACGCTTCGTTTTACTGCATAAATAGAGCCAGGTACTTGGAAGAAAAAATAACCTAAAAAGAATAGAGCCCCGATTAGCGATGAGGTACCGTGAGTAATGCCTAAATCATCATTGATTCCTGCAGCAGCTGCAAAACCATAGTTAGCACGATCTAAATAAGCTAAACTATAAGTAATAAAAATGATTGGCATCAAATACCACCAACGACGTGGCGCCAACTTCGTTACTATTTTATTCATATATTTAAACTCTCTTTATCTTTATTTGAAATCATTACACAGCAGCTAGCATGCCACCATCGACATAAACAATATGTCCATTAACAAAATTTGATGCTGCTGAAGATAAAAATACCGCAGAACCGATTAGTTCTTCTGGTTTACCCCAACGCGCAGCAGGAGTTCGTTTAAATAACCAATCAGAAAACTCTTTATTTTCGACCAATGCCTTTGTCATTTCAGTATCAAAGTAGCCAGGACCAATACCATTGACTTGAATATTATAACGAGCAAGTTCAACACACATTCCACGCACTAACATTTTTACAGCCCCTTTTGATGCAGCATAAGGCGTAATCGTATCGCGGCCTAATTCACTCTGCATTGAACAGATATGAATAATTTTACCGTGTTTACGCGTCATCATATGTTTAGCAACTTGTTGTGACACTAAGAAAACTGCTTTTTGGTTAACATTAATTACGGCATCCCAATCACTTTCAGGAAACTCAGTAAATGGATGGCGACGTTGAATACCTGCATTATTGATTAAAATTTCAATAGGACCGATCTCTTTTTCAATATAATCAATGGCATTCTTAACTGATGTTGAATTTGTTACATCAAAACCAATTCCAACAGCATCGATGCCATCTTTTCTTAAAAGTTCAGCCGCAGCATCTGCTCGTTCTTGTGTAATATCATTAATTACGATGCTTGCACCATATTGTCCTAGCCCTCTTGCCATTAAATTACCAATACCTTGTGCAGAACCAGTAATCAAAGCTCGTCGACCTTTTAATTCAAATAATGATTTCATTTTTTATCCTTAGTGTTTATATCTAAATATTCTGTTACGCATAACTGTTATGCGTAACATACAAGAAAAATAAAAAAGAACAAAGTGAATTTCATGCGTATAGTACAAAAAATATCAATTTTGTGATCGAGTTCAAAAAAATGAATTGAATAATAAATCGTACTCTTTTTTTTATTAATTGAGATTCGCGCTAAGAGACGTAGAATGAGCACGAAGTTTTATACAAGCATACGATAATAAGGTCTTAATATATGAAAAAACACATAAAAATCATCTCGTTAATGATGTTAACAATGGCAACTCTATCTCAAGCAATGGCTGGGGTTCACTGGGGATATGAAGGTAATGAACTACCTGAAAATTGGGCTAAATTATCACCAGAGTATCAGATGTGTGGGTTAGGTAAAAATCAATCACCGATCAATATATCTAATACTATTCAGGCAGATATCGGGGAGTTAGATATTCATTATGGAAAAACGTCTGGAAATATTGTCAATAATGGCCATACAGTACAAATTACAGAAAAAAATCCGAATGATTATATTATTCTTGATGGTCAAAAATATACGCTAACGCAATTTCACTTCCATGCACCAAGTGAAAATCAAATAAACGGTGAATCATTTCCAGTAGAAGGACATTTTGTCCATGCTAATAGCAATGGCGATTTACTTGTTATGGCCGTTATGTTTAAAGAGGGAAGCAATAATCAATCAGCGGATCAATTATTATCCCTACTTAGTGAACAAGAAAATACACCAGCTAATTTTGACAGTGTAAATATTGCAGCATTTCTTCCTGAGCAAACTCATTACTATCGTTTTTCTGGATCATTGACAACACCGCCGTGTAGCGAAGGTGTGACTTGGATAGTTTTAAAAGAGCCAATGGAATTATCTAAAACCGAAATAGATAAATTTACGCATGCTTTTAAACATCATAATAACAGACCAACTCAACCATTAAACGGTCGTTTAATCATCAGTAACTAATAACATAATCTTTAATGGCCCAACTCGGGCCATTTCGCCAATTATTTTATAATAACTAAACTTTTTTATATAAATTCTGTATACTACTTGCCTAATTTAACCTTCAAAGTCTATTTGGAGAAAATTTTATGCAACAAGATCGTCCTATTCGCCGAGCCCTACTTAGCGTTTCAGACAAGTCCGGAATTGTTGAATTCGCAAAAGCCTTATCCCTACGCAATATTGAAATATTATCCACCGGCGGAACAGCCAAACTTCTTATGCAACATCATATTCCCGTCATTGAAGTATCAGACTATACTGGTTTCCCTGAAATGATGGATGGCCGAGTCAAAACACTTCATCCTAAAATACATGGTGGAATATTAGGCCGACGTAATATTGATGATAATGTGATGTCTGAGCATAAGATAGCCCCAATCGACATGGTGGTCGTCAATCTTTATCCATTTGCACAAACGGTTGCTAAAGCCGATTGTACTTTAGAAGATGCCGTTGAAAATATTGATATTGGTGGACCAACAATGGTGCGATCTGCAGCAAAAAATCACCGAGATGTAGCGATTGTTGTTGATAACCAAGATTACCAACCAATTATTGAGATGATAGACAGTAATCAACACTCTCTCACTTTTGATTATCGATTTAATCTTGCCATTAAAGCTTTTGAACATACAGCAAAATATGATGGTATGATTGCTAACTATTTTGGTAAGTTAGTACCCCCTTACTTTGGTGAAACCTCTAAACCATCGGGTCAATTCCCTCGAACACTTAATTTACAATATATAAAAAAACAAGATATGCGTTATGGTGAAAATAGTCATCAAAATGCAGCATTTTATATTGAAGAAGCCCCACAAGAAGCAAGTGTCGCAACGGCAATACAGTTACAAGGAAAAGAACTCTCTTACAATAATATTGCTGACACCGATGCTGCCCTAGAGTGTGTGAAAGAGTTTAGCGAGCCAGCTTGTGTTATCGTTAAACATGCAAATCCTTGCGGTGTGGCTGTAAGTGATAACTCACTTAATGCCTATTTACACGCTTATCAAACCGACCCAACTTCCGCATTTGGTGGCATTATTGCCTTTAATCGACCTTTAGATAAAGCAACCGCTGAAGCGATTATCGCAAGGCAGTTTGTTGAGGTCATTATAGCGCCACAAGTTGATAGTAATGCACTAACGGTTCTTGCTACTAAGAAAAATGTACGTGTATTGGCTTGCGGGCAGTGGCAACAGCGAGTAGAAGGACTCGATTTTAAACGAGTAAATGGTGGATTATTAGTACAAGATCGTGATTTAGGAATGATCACTCCGCAAGATTTTGAAATAGTAAGTAAGCGCCAACCTACAGCTAAAGAGTTATCCGATGCACTATTTTGTTGGAAAGTCGCAAAATTTGTCAAATCTAATGCGATTGTCTATGCTAAAAACCAGATGACAATTGGTATCGGAGCCGGACAGATGAGCCGTGTTTACTCAGCGAAAATTGCTGGCATAAAAGCCCAAGATGAAAACTTACAAATTGCAGGTTCAGTCATGGCATCAGATGCCTTCTTCCCATTTAGAGATGGTATTGATGCAGCAGCGAATGTCGGAATTACTTGCGTAATTCAGCCTGGAGGCTCAATACGTGATGACGAAGTTATCCAAGCTGCAGATGAACATAATATAGCGATGATATTTACAAATATGAGACATTTCCGCCATTAATCGACTTGGTGAGAAAGATGGTTAACACATTAGAGTTTATCTTACATAAGGATTAGTATGAAAGTATTAATTATTGGTAATGGTGGGCGAGAACATGCTCTAGCATGGAAAGTCGTTCAATCTCCTTTGGTTACAAAAGTATTTGTTGCTCCCGGTAATGCGGGGACTGCACTCGAAAGCAACTTAGAGAATGTTGACATTAACGCAACAGATATTGATAGCTTGATTGCCTTTGCACAAAAAGAAGATATTGCTTTAACTATCGTAGGCCCGGAAGCGCCACTAGTTATCGGTGTTGTTGATAGATTCCGCCAAGTTGGTTTAAATATTTTTGGGCCGACACAAGCTGCCGCTCAACTCGAAGGCTCTAAAGCATTCACAAAAGATTTTTTAGCCCGCCATAATATCCCAACGGGCGAATACCAAAACTTCACTGAAATTGAACCAGCAATTAACTATTTACGTCAGAAAGGGGCTCCGATTGTTGTCAAAGCAGACGGGCTTGCTGCGGGTAAAGGAGTTATTGTTGCAATGACCTTGAAAGAGGCTGAAGATGCGGTTCATGATATGTTATCAGGTAATGCATTTGGTGAGGCTGGCCATCGAGTTGTTATTGAAGAGTTTCTTGATGGTGAAGAGGCAAGCTTCATTGTGATGGTTGACGGTAAAAATGTTGAACCGATGGCAACTAGTCAAGATCATAAACGTGTCGGTGATAAAGATACCGGCCTAAATACCGGTGGAATGGGAGCCTATTCCCCTGCCCCAGTTGTAACAAAACAAGTTTTTGATAAAGTTATGGAACAAATTATCTATCCAACCGTGAATGGTATGGCTGCTGAAGGTAATACCTATACTGGCTTTTTATATGCAGGGTTGATGATTGATAAACAAGGTAATCCAAAAGTTATTGAGTTTAACTGTCGATTTGGTGATCCTGAAACACAGCCAATCATGATGCGATTACAATCTGATTTAGTCAAATTATGCCTAGCTGCAACGAACGGCAAATTGAATACGATACAATCTCATTGGGATGCCAGACCAGCTTTAGGTGTTGTGATGGCTGCCGGTGGTTATCCTGGTGATTATCGTATTGGTGATGAAATTAGTGGATTACCAAAAGAAGATGAAAATGACTGCAAAGTTTTCCATGCTGGTACAGTACTAAAAAATGGCAAAGTATATACTAATGGTGGTCGAGTTCTGTGCGTAACAGCTTTAGGCCTATCTGTTGCAGAGGCTCAAGCCAGAGCATATCAGCAAGTAAAATTAATTAATTGGCAAGGTGGTTTTTATCGTCATGATATTGGCTATCGCGCGATTGAACGAGAAAAGTTAAAATAATAGATTCATTGATTAGAGATGGGCTAATATGCCCATCTTTTTTATATCTCTTTTCGTTAAAATGTTGCTGTATAGTGCAATTATAGTGTAAAAAAAGAAGCGTTCTTACAAACTAACTCGTTACTCAGTTATAGCCAAGAAAATACCAACTTCCCTTGTTCTACTTTAAGACTAGAAGCGCTCTTAAATGCTAAATACTCAAGATGATTACTAGTATCCAATTGATATATCGGATTATGTTCAAAATAGAGCTGTAGTGCTTGATTTAAATAAGGTAAAAAAGCCCCCGAAGTGATTGAGCCTAAACTGGAATTAATTTGATAGTCTGCAATCTCAACTTGTTGTAAATAAATAGCACCTTGTTTCTGATCCATTTGAGGTAACGCTTTCAGCTTTAATGTAATATCGACATCTTGTTTACCTAAAAGTGTTTGAATGGAAGCTTTTGCTGTACCTTTTGCAACAACTTTATTTGCAACTTCCTCACCAAGATCTAAATTGATACTATTAAAAGCTAAATTCATCTTAACAAGATCGCTACCATTAATAGTTTGGTTATATTTGCTAAGCTGTTTTTGTAAAGTGCTATTAATCATCTGCTCGGATAAACTATACTCACCAACTTTCTGGCAACTGAATAAAAATCCACAACAGATTAAAAGCGAGATTACACCTATCATTTTTTTTAATTGCATTAGTAATTATTCCTTCATCAATATATATGCCTATAAAATATCATTAATATTATACAAACCTCATCTAAAAGCGCTATAACGAATAAAGAGTATTCATCATCATTGAACGGGATAAAATAGATCAAAAAGCTAGAGAGTAGATTTAATATTTAAAATTTTAATCAGATATTTTTTCATTTAAACTTTCGAATATTTTCGTTTTATTCTTTTTTTATTATGATACAATTCAATTGCATTTTGAATATCTTTCGAATTCGTAAATATTATTTAAATGAGGTTGATATGATCATAGCAC is drawn from Orbaceae bacterium BiB and contains these coding sequences:
- a CDS encoding SLC13 family permease, encoding MLELLSWYGALSGLFLAILLILKGINPVYSLFLGAIVGSLIGGANLVETISILISGTQSIMGTVIRVLAAGVLAGVMMESGAAETIAQTIVRKLGEKKALLALALATCVITASGVFIPVAVLIVAPIALSVGNKMGISRLALLLALSGGGKAGNIISPNPNTIAAANGFHLSLSDVMLAGLIPAIFGLLATVFVASLIKNRGDKISDQEVIELQKNTKEQNNLPTLATAIVTPVVAIVLLMLSPIGAILHIEVLANLKIDALYVLPIAGIIGMIAMGKRKKIIAYTKSGIEKMTATVLILIGAGAIAGLIGASDLAKQVINIIDYIGISGIYLAPISGILMAAATASTSTGVILATGTFGSAILDMGVPALSAAVMMHTGATVIDSLPQGNYFHVTASSMNMSIKQRMKLIPYEAMVGGTMTVIATIIYGFIL
- a CDS encoding glycerate kinase, with translation MKQKTFVLAPDSFKESMTAKEVCMAMESGLKKVFPDANYIHVPMADGGEGTTQSLVDATGGTLYSLEVTGPLGNKVIAHYGILGDKQTAVIEMASASGIQLVAKEQRNPLITTTYGTGELIIACMKKGIKKIILGIGGSATNDGGAGMAQALGVQFYDDQGQHLPFGGGALNKLSKIDMSNVDPNLQSIDFIIASDVSNPLCGEHGASFVFGPQKGATPEMVKQLDSNLKHYADIIKQQLNKDIATIPGAGAAGGLGAGLMAFTNSKMEKGINIVIKYTQLHNKLAGADFCFTGEGGIDFQTKFGKTPYGVAQVAKANKIPVIALAGTIGKNIDELYAEGIDTIFGIVPGAAKIEDLLANGFQNIERTSENIARLIKMVK
- a CDS encoding sugar diacid recognition domain-containing protein, yielding MLNNLLDPQLAQQIVNRTMQIIDCNINVMDNKGYIIGSGDPKRIGELHEGALLVLSQKRIVTITEDSVKTLFGAKPGVNLPLTINNHLVGVIGLTGDPKQLFQFGELVKMSAEMMMEQASLINEMTKNKRLHEDIVLHLIQNEQLPNHLKEWSTRIGVDLSIPRFVAIIDIETGQLGIETAMDQLNQLHNYLLKLDSSNLVAIKSLSCLVLLMPALNTFGYWDAIYQKQKMYSLVDKIKKINNLNIKISLGNFFTNDINNITKSYQTALAALAIGKERAPNTCCYVYQDYLLPTLLNTLEASWQTFELTRQLNKLKSADTSEVLIDTLKIWFKNNLQATDTANELAIHRNTLEYRLKKISEITQLDMKLFENQLLLYLALTIQEK
- a CDS encoding substrate-binding domain-containing protein — protein: MRDKRISLQDIASLADVTKMTVSRYLRDPNQVSEKNRQKLAKILEDIHYIPNRAPEILLGSKSRSIGIIIPSFKNHIFLEVLAGIESVASNHGYQTIITNYDYDKIIEEQKIINLLSYNIDALILMEKNHTKRAIKYLKSVNIPVAELMDISQQSLDIQVGFDNEMAGFDMTQALIKSGKKNIVYFNSIASARDMSRFEGYCRAMRDAGYEPKQMLPNMISSVNLGRSLFHKAIQEYPNIDGVFCTNDDIAVGVLLECQHYNIPVPEQIAIAGFHGLDIRLANQQQIASVITPRFDIGKMATELLLKRLNGEHVPLLTKLPYQIDSAMTV
- a CDS encoding MFS transporter, with product MNKIVTKLAPRRWWYLMPIIFITYSLAYLDRANYGFAAAAGINDDLGITHGTSSLIGALFFLGYFFFQVPGSIYAVKRSVRKLIFACLILWGVCAAATGMVSNIPMLMVIRFTLGVVEAAVMPAMLIYISTWFTKKERSKANTFLILGNPVTVLWMSIVSAHLIDIYGWREMFIIEGLPAVVWAIIWWVLVRDKPSEASWLTEQEKLDLANAMALEQQNIKPVRNYGEALRSGNVIKLCAVHALWSIGVYGFMMWMPSIIKSAANMDIVSVGWLAAIPYVAAIVLMLLVSYFSDKLQNRKLFVWPVLLVATIAFFIAYLLGADHFWITFSLLVLAAGCMYAPYGPFFALIPELLPSNVSGVSMGLINSFGALGAFIGAWLVGVINDATGSASASYVFMGTALILSVVLMASVKAPKAH
- the idnO gene encoding gluconate 5-dehydrogenase, which produces MKSLFELKGRRALITGSAQGIGNLMARGLGQYGASIVINDITQERADAAAELLRKDGIDAVGIGFDVTNSTSVKNAIDYIEKEIGPIEILINNAGIQRRHPFTEFPESDWDAVINVNQKAVFLVSQQVAKHMMTRKHGKIIHICSMQSELGRDTITPYAASKGAVKMLVRGMCVELARYNIQVNGIGPGYFDTEMTKALVENKEFSDWLFKRTPAARWGKPEELIGSAVFLSSAASNFVNGHIVYVDGGMLAAV
- a CDS encoding carbonic anhydrase family protein encodes the protein MKKHIKIISLMMLTMATLSQAMAGVHWGYEGNELPENWAKLSPEYQMCGLGKNQSPINISNTIQADIGELDIHYGKTSGNIVNNGHTVQITEKNPNDYIILDGQKYTLTQFHFHAPSENQINGESFPVEGHFVHANSNGDLLVMAVMFKEGSNNQSADQLLSLLSEQENTPANFDSVNIAAFLPEQTHYYRFSGSLTTPPCSEGVTWIVLKEPMELSKTEIDKFTHAFKHHNNRPTQPLNGRLIISN
- the purH gene encoding bifunctional phosphoribosylaminoimidazolecarboxamide formyltransferase/IMP cyclohydrolase, which codes for MQQDRPIRRALLSVSDKSGIVEFAKALSLRNIEILSTGGTAKLLMQHHIPVIEVSDYTGFPEMMDGRVKTLHPKIHGGILGRRNIDDNVMSEHKIAPIDMVVVNLYPFAQTVAKADCTLEDAVENIDIGGPTMVRSAAKNHRDVAIVVDNQDYQPIIEMIDSNQHSLTFDYRFNLAIKAFEHTAKYDGMIANYFGKLVPPYFGETSKPSGQFPRTLNLQYIKKQDMRYGENSHQNAAFYIEEAPQEASVATAIQLQGKELSYNNIADTDAALECVKEFSEPACVIVKHANPCGVAVSDNSLNAYLHAYQTDPTSAFGGIIAFNRPLDKATAEAIIARQFVEVIIAPQVDSNALTVLATKKNVRVLACGQWQQRVEGLDFKRVNGGLLVQDRDLGMITPQDFEIVSKRQPTAKELSDALFCWKVAKFVKSNAIVYAKNQMTIGIGAGQMSRVYSAKIAGIKAQDENLQIAGSVMASDAFFPFRDGIDAAANVGITCVIQPGGSIRDDEVIQAADEHNIAMIFTNMRHFRH